In Actinoplanes derwentensis, the following proteins share a genomic window:
- a CDS encoding methyl-accepting chemotaxis protein, translated as MRTKLGLIVAIALAGLVISTMVGIRGLGKAQDNARDLQTSAQLTRTALEADMAHDAIRGDVLRGVFSRGATDRAEAADDLTEHSAAMRDRLAVLRGEQTPAPVRAATDEVTPTVENYIQLAETVVTTPAGRARDATFLQFTAAFTAVEDDLPAVGDALDANAAAIAAAVAAQGSSDTWTLSLTAGVAAALLLGMAALVTSSILTALRQVSTALATVADGDLSHRADVIGRDEFADMAGQVNTVIVGMRETIAAITESATTVADSTSRMTTVSQKISAAAERATGHAGVTAGAADAVARNIDTTAAGNQDMSASIAEITRSTANAVQVVAEAVAMAERTNTIMIQLGTSSTEIGNVIKVITSIAEQTNLLALNATIEAARAGESGKGFAVVAGEVKDLAQETARATKDISTRVEAIQSGATDAVQAIDEITTVIQRINGLQTTIASAIDQQSSTAAEMTRNMNEASSRSGEITTAIATVAADASATAEDAQTALAAAHNLTGMTSDLRALVARFRT; from the coding sequence GTGCGCACCAAACTGGGGCTGATCGTCGCGATCGCACTGGCCGGGTTGGTGATCAGCACGATGGTCGGCATCCGCGGGCTCGGTAAGGCCCAGGACAACGCCCGGGACCTGCAGACGTCGGCACAGCTGACCCGTACCGCGCTGGAAGCCGACATGGCCCACGACGCCATCCGCGGCGACGTGCTGCGGGGCGTGTTCTCCCGCGGGGCGACCGACCGGGCCGAAGCCGCCGACGATCTCACCGAGCACAGCGCCGCCATGCGCGACAGGCTGGCCGTTCTGCGTGGCGAGCAGACCCCGGCTCCGGTCCGGGCCGCGACCGACGAGGTCACCCCCACGGTCGAGAACTACATTCAGCTCGCGGAAACCGTCGTCACCACCCCGGCCGGCCGGGCCCGAGACGCCACCTTCCTGCAGTTCACCGCCGCCTTCACCGCCGTGGAGGACGACCTGCCGGCGGTCGGGGACGCATTGGACGCCAACGCCGCCGCCATCGCCGCCGCCGTGGCCGCGCAGGGAAGCTCCGACACCTGGACGCTGTCACTGACCGCCGGGGTCGCGGCCGCGCTGCTGCTGGGCATGGCCGCCCTGGTGACCAGCAGCATCCTCACCGCACTGCGGCAGGTGTCCACCGCGCTCGCCACGGTCGCGGACGGCGACCTGTCCCATCGGGCCGACGTCATCGGCCGCGACGAGTTCGCTGACATGGCCGGGCAGGTCAACACGGTCATCGTCGGGATGCGCGAGACCATCGCGGCGATCACCGAGTCCGCCACCACCGTCGCCGATTCCACCAGCCGGATGACCACCGTGTCCCAGAAGATCTCCGCCGCGGCCGAACGGGCCACCGGTCACGCCGGAGTCACCGCCGGGGCCGCCGACGCGGTCGCCCGCAACATCGACACCACGGCCGCCGGCAACCAGGACATGAGCGCCTCGATCGCCGAGATCACCCGCAGCACCGCCAACGCCGTCCAGGTCGTCGCCGAGGCCGTCGCGATGGCCGAACGCACCAACACGATCATGATTCAGCTCGGCACCTCGTCCACCGAGATCGGCAACGTCATCAAGGTCATCACCTCGATCGCCGAACAGACCAACCTGCTCGCCCTCAACGCCACCATCGAAGCCGCCCGGGCCGGAGAGTCCGGAAAGGGCTTCGCCGTCGTCGCCGGCGAGGTCAAGGATCTCGCTCAGGAGACCGCCCGGGCCACCAAGGACATCTCCACCCGGGTCGAGGCGATTCAGTCCGGCGCCACCGACGCGGTCCAGGCGATCGACGAGATCACCACCGTCATCCAGCGCATCAACGGCCTGCAGACCACCATCGCCTCGGCCATCGACCAGCAGAGCAGCACCGCCGCCGAGATGACCCGCAACATGAACGAGGCGTCCAGCCGCAGTGGCGAGATCACCACGGCGATCGCCACGGTCGCCGCGGACGCCTCAGCCACCGCCGAGGACGCGCAGACCGCCCTCGCCGCGGCACACAACCTCACCGGCATGACCAGCGATCTCCGGGCCCTGGTCGCCAGGTTCCGGACCTGA
- a CDS encoding metal-sensitive transcriptional regulator, with amino-acid sequence MSEATPAGPHGYSADKQALTARLKRVEGQIRGLQRMVDEDTYCIDVLTQISAAKSALHAVAIGLLEDHLRHCVVHAAAEGDVDAKIKEASAAIARLVKS; translated from the coding sequence ATGAGTGAGGCGACACCGGCCGGGCCGCACGGATACTCGGCGGACAAGCAGGCCCTGACGGCCCGGCTGAAACGAGTCGAGGGGCAGATCCGCGGCCTGCAGCGGATGGTCGACGAGGACACCTACTGCATCGACGTCCTGACCCAGATCTCGGCCGCGAAGAGCGCCCTGCACGCGGTGGCGATCGGCCTGCTGGAGGATCACCTGCGGCATTGTGTCGTGCACGCCGCCGCGGAAGGCGATGTCGACGCGAAGATCAAGGAGGCGAGCGCGGCGATCGCCCGCCTGGTGAAGTCCTGA
- a CDS encoding 4'-phosphopantetheinyl transferase family protein: MIERLLPSAVVAVEAFGDVPGEPVFPGEEQFVARAVDSRRREFVTARRCARAALAEIGHAPVAIPRARRGAPGWPAGVVGSITHCPGYRAAAVARSGDPAAIGIDAEPNDPLPDDAGELVIIDEERDMLDRLRTTDPAVHWDRLLFSAKESVFKAWYPLTRRELDFTEARVDLDPVHERFTAGIRIDGTRLDGGAPLTRLNGRFLVSRGLVVTAVVVPGHPVSCTA; this comes from the coding sequence GTGATCGAGCGGCTGCTGCCGTCCGCCGTCGTGGCGGTGGAGGCGTTCGGCGACGTCCCCGGTGAGCCGGTGTTCCCCGGTGAGGAACAGTTCGTCGCCCGCGCGGTCGACAGCCGCCGGCGGGAGTTCGTCACCGCGCGCCGCTGCGCCCGTGCGGCACTGGCCGAGATCGGTCACGCGCCGGTGGCCATCCCGCGTGCGCGGCGCGGTGCACCGGGGTGGCCGGCCGGGGTGGTCGGCAGCATCACGCACTGCCCCGGCTACCGGGCGGCGGCGGTGGCCCGGTCCGGCGACCCGGCCGCGATCGGTATCGACGCCGAGCCGAACGACCCGCTGCCCGACGACGCCGGCGAGCTGGTGATCATCGACGAGGAACGGGACATGCTCGACCGGCTGCGCACGACCGACCCGGCGGTGCACTGGGATCGGCTGCTGTTCAGTGCCAAGGAGTCGGTCTTCAAGGCGTGGTACCCGCTCACCCGGCGGGAACTGGACTTCACCGAGGCCCGGGTGGACCTCGACCCGGTGCACGAGAGGTTCACCGCCGGCATCCGGATCGACGGCACCCGGTTGGACGGCGGCGCCCCGTTGACCCGGCTGAACGGAAGGTTCCTGGTCAGCCGGGGCCTCGTGGTGACCGCGGTCGTGGTGCCGGGACACCCGGTATCTTGCACGGCATGA